The sequence ATTCGAAGCGATAAACCTTCTGCTGAAGAAGAGGAAAAAATGGCAAAAGAACATTTTGACAGAAGCAAGCCGCACTGCAACATCGGCACCATCGGCCACGTTGACCACGGCAAAACCACTCTGACCGCCGCAAT is a genomic window of Fibrobacter sp. UWT2 containing:
- a CDS encoding GTP-binding protein, which codes for MAKEHFDRSKPHCNIGTIGHVDHGKTTLTAA